A genomic segment from uncultured Vibrio sp. encodes:
- a CDS encoding DUF2238 domain-containing protein, with protein MKSTSTLLGLTIIYAVVFLFSALEPNSRAVWFAEIFPAIGILIAIWVISIRYQFSNTAYVLMFVWLCLHTVGAKYTFAEVPFDWFNNLIGSERNNFDRVAHFSIGLYAYPIAEYLIYKKKINIKFSCWFALFAIMSLAAGYEIIEWWYAAIAGGNKGIAFLGSQGDVWDAQKDILCDTVGALIALILMSAQRRLSKPL; from the coding sequence ATGAAAAGTACTTCTACATTGTTGGGACTAACGATTATCTATGCCGTCGTGTTTTTGTTTTCAGCATTAGAGCCTAACTCACGGGCAGTTTGGTTTGCTGAAATTTTTCCGGCGATTGGTATCTTGATAGCAATATGGGTCATATCAATTCGATACCAATTTAGTAACACGGCTTATGTCTTGATGTTCGTCTGGTTGTGTCTCCATACAGTTGGCGCAAAATATACGTTTGCAGAAGTCCCTTTCGATTGGTTTAACAACTTGATTGGATCAGAGAGAAACAATTTTGATCGTGTCGCTCACTTCTCTATCGGATTGTACGCCTACCCGATCGCAGAATATTTGATCTACAAAAAGAAGATCAATATTAAGTTCTCTTGTTGGTTTGCACTATTTGCCATAATGTCTTTAGCGGCAGGTTACGAAATCATTGAATGGTGGTATGCCGCTATTGCTGGTGGTAATAAGGGAATCGCATTTCTGGGCTCACAAGGCGATGTATGGGATGCCCAGAAAGACATCCTATGTGACACTGTAGGTGCGCTCATCGCCTTAATATTAATGTCGGCTCAGCGTCGACTCTCGAAGCCACTCTAA
- a CDS encoding 2OG-Fe(II) oxygenase family protein, with translation MKLETVDYLADDAAQQFVASLRETGFGVLKNHPIPQELVESIYNNWQAFFSSEQKNDFHFNLDTQDGYFPPSVSEVAKGHSVKDIKEYFHVYPWGQIPEQLKAEILEYYQRADTFAQELLGWVELYAPKEVQERFSIALSEMINNSEKTLLRVLHYPPMTGEEEPGAIRAAAHEDINLLTVLPAANEPGLQVKSREGDWIDVPCDFGNLIINIGDMLQEASGGYFPSTTHRVINPTGGRQDKSRISLPLFLHPKPDVVLSERYTAHSYLMERLRELGVI, from the coding sequence ATGAAACTGGAAACTGTCGATTATCTTGCTGATGATGCCGCTCAGCAATTTGTTGCATCGTTGCGCGAAACTGGGTTTGGTGTGCTAAAGAACCATCCTATCCCTCAAGAATTGGTGGAATCAATTTATAATAACTGGCAAGCATTTTTTAGCTCTGAACAAAAAAATGACTTTCACTTTAACCTTGATACACAAGATGGCTATTTCCCACCTTCTGTTTCTGAAGTAGCGAAAGGGCACTCAGTAAAGGATATTAAAGAGTATTTTCATGTTTACCCTTGGGGCCAGATTCCTGAGCAGCTGAAAGCCGAGATTCTTGAGTATTACCAGCGTGCAGATACATTTGCCCAAGAACTTTTGGGTTGGGTTGAACTGTATGCACCGAAAGAGGTTCAGGAGCGGTTTTCAATTGCGCTGTCAGAAATGATCAATAACAGCGAAAAAACATTGCTTCGAGTATTGCATTACCCACCGATGACTGGGGAAGAAGAGCCTGGCGCGATTCGTGCTGCCGCACATGAAGATATTAACTTACTGACTGTATTGCCCGCAGCGAACGAGCCGGGCTTGCAAGTAAAGAGCAGAGAAGGTGATTGGATCGACGTTCCTTGCGACTTCGGTAACTTGATCATCAATATTGGTGACATGCTTCAAGAAGCATCGGGAGGATACTTCCCATCAACCACGCATCGCGTTATCAACCCGACTGGTGGACGTCAAGATAAGTCGCGCATTTCATTGCCGCTGTTCTTACACCCGAAACCAGATGTGGTACTTTCAGAACGTTACACCGCGCATAGCTACCTGATGGAACGCTTACGCGAACTTGGCGTAATTTAA
- a CDS encoding ABC-ATPase domain-containing protein, which yields MDQLTATLKKIEKQNYRAYQQIKGQYDFADFTLFIDHVQGDPYASASRVRATREWSLTGLEWLRNESVAFQRAARDFIARSFDLFAKQENSVSIALNGQTVLDNTAVLFTEEGIELRFRVNLPAEGRSVLGKKANNVLTFHLPKFIRRATLERELDKDALMKHCQVVEDQEALREQLEAHNLVAFVANGSILPRVAGNCDLPMKDAIEFKAPESLQVTLHAPNKGYVTGLGIPKGISLIVGGGFHGKSTLLNAIERSIYDHIPEDGREYVVTDNKSMKIRAEDGRCVHHLNLSNYINHLPMGKDTADFATQDASGSTSQAAWLQESIEAGATSLLIDEDTSATNFMIRDERMQALVAKGDEPITPLVDRIGQLRDELDISTIIVMGGSGDYLDVADTVIQMHDYQAVDVTEKAKQVIAQHPTQRHNESEEALKTFRPRALNRVALMNILTDGKFRINAKGKDSLRFGKEFTDLSALEQLESADEVNTIGWLWFQLAQLPGWCDNPAKEIEEMLSENWHTSLPKQGDLAKPRTLDVMAALNRMRKSQFKPSR from the coding sequence ATGGATCAGTTGACTGCCACACTTAAGAAAATTGAAAAGCAGAACTACCGTGCTTACCAGCAAATCAAAGGTCAATATGACTTTGCTGATTTCACTTTGTTTATCGACCATGTTCAGGGCGACCCTTATGCTTCGGCGTCTCGTGTGCGCGCAACTCGTGAGTGGTCTTTGACAGGCCTTGAGTGGCTGAGAAATGAATCAGTGGCTTTCCAACGAGCGGCAAGAGATTTTATTGCACGCAGCTTTGATCTTTTTGCAAAACAAGAAAACTCGGTTTCCATCGCTTTGAACGGCCAAACGGTGCTCGACAATACCGCCGTTCTATTTACTGAAGAAGGGATTGAGCTGCGTTTTCGCGTTAATCTTCCTGCTGAAGGCCGCTCAGTACTAGGTAAAAAGGCCAATAACGTTCTTACTTTCCATTTACCTAAATTTATTCGACGTGCAACGCTCGAGCGCGAGTTGGATAAAGATGCTCTGATGAAGCACTGCCAGGTAGTGGAAGATCAAGAAGCGCTTAGAGAGCAATTAGAAGCGCATAATCTAGTCGCGTTTGTTGCTAACGGCAGCATTCTTCCGCGTGTGGCAGGAAACTGTGATTTGCCAATGAAAGATGCTATTGAATTTAAAGCGCCAGAATCACTGCAAGTCACGTTACATGCGCCAAATAAAGGTTATGTTACGGGCTTAGGCATTCCTAAGGGCATCTCTCTGATTGTAGGTGGTGGTTTTCATGGTAAATCAACCTTGTTGAATGCGATTGAACGCTCTATTTATGACCACATTCCAGAAGATGGTCGTGAGTACGTTGTCACTGATAATAAGTCAATGAAGATTCGAGCTGAGGATGGACGCTGTGTTCATCATTTAAATCTATCGAACTATATTAATCATCTACCAATGGGAAAAGATACTGCAGATTTTGCTACCCAAGATGCGTCAGGTTCAACGTCTCAGGCTGCATGGCTGCAAGAGTCCATCGAAGCGGGTGCAACCTCTCTACTTATTGATGAAGATACATCGGCTACAAACTTTATGATTCGCGATGAACGCATGCAGGCGTTAGTGGCAAAAGGCGATGAGCCAATTACACCACTTGTCGATCGTATTGGACAACTTAGAGATGAGCTCGATATTTCCACGATTATCGTTATGGGTGGCTCTGGTGACTATTTAGATGTGGCTGATACCGTCATTCAGATGCATGACTATCAAGCGGTCGACGTAACTGAAAAAGCGAAACAGGTTATCGCTCAGCATCCTACCCAGCGCCACAACGAATCGGAAGAAGCTTTGAAAACGTTCCGTCCACGGGCGTTAAATCGTGTAGCGTTAATGAACATACTGACCGATGGTAAGTTCCGTATCAATGCCAAAGGCAAAGATTCACTTCGCTTCGGTAAAGAGTTTACCGATCTAAGTGCTTTGGAACAGTTGGAATCCGCTGACGAAGTAAACACGATAGGCTGGTTGTGGTTCCAATTAGCACAGCTTCCTGGCTGGTGTGACAATCCAGCTAAAGAAATCGAAGAAATGTTGTCAGAGAACTGGCATACATCATTACCAAAACAAGGTGATTTAGCGAAACCTCGCACATTAGATGTGATGGCAGCTTTGAACCGTATGCGCAAATCGCAATTTAAGCCATCACGCTAA
- the cutA gene encoding divalent-cation tolerance protein CutA: protein MSVEHDYCIVLSTTANEQNRDQIIKGLLEAELAACIQTMPIESHYVWKGEICNDTEWLLVIKTRRELYELVEEKIENLHEYEVAQIVQVPIVDGFNPYLEWLRESTLSRH, encoded by the coding sequence ATGTCCGTAGAGCATGATTACTGTATCGTATTAAGTACCACAGCTAACGAACAGAACCGGGATCAAATCATTAAAGGTCTGTTAGAAGCAGAGTTGGCTGCGTGTATTCAAACGATGCCGATCGAAAGTCATTATGTATGGAAAGGCGAAATTTGTAACGATACTGAATGGCTGCTAGTGATTAAAACTCGGCGTGAATTATACGAACTCGTTGAGGAAAAAATTGAGAACTTGCACGAATATGAAGTTGCCCAGATCGTACAAGTTCCTATTGTTGACGGTTTTAATCCGTATTTAGAGTGGCTTCGAGAGTCGACGCTGAGCCGACATTAA
- a CDS encoding DNA-J related domain-containing protein, with amino-acid sequence MALQSEKRQYSEMENPLLWPILDLLREHPLGWKVHTLASQLSARGCLHQLDSSQDKDLFKKNFLIMNALYQLQEILYPEQWLNVQAMNIELTCTAKATQTSMDQIDPLLNYYLNWEHYEASEDEVRGLLNEFWQSYQRYIGGNCVTDMDRTKALSLFELDSSATRADIRKQWRKLAFRWHPDRESGNAERFKALCEAWNVLRSE; translated from the coding sequence ATGGCATTGCAAAGCGAGAAGCGCCAATATTCTGAAATGGAGAATCCGTTGTTGTGGCCAATACTCGATCTCCTTAGAGAACACCCTTTAGGCTGGAAAGTACACACATTAGCCAGTCAGTTGAGTGCGAGAGGGTGTCTTCACCAGCTTGACTCATCTCAAGATAAGGATTTGTTTAAAAAGAACTTCCTTATCATGAACGCGTTATATCAACTGCAAGAAATACTGTATCCAGAGCAATGGCTAAATGTCCAGGCGATGAATATTGAGCTTACCTGTACAGCCAAGGCAACACAGACCTCAATGGATCAGATTGATCCGTTACTCAACTATTATCTGAACTGGGAGCATTACGAAGCAAGTGAGGACGAGGTCCGCGGCCTACTCAACGAGTTCTGGCAGTCCTATCAAAGATATATTGGAGGAAACTGTGTCACTGATATGGATAGAACTAAGGCACTCTCTTTATTTGAGTTAGATAGCTCTGCCACTCGTGCAGATATTAGAAAACAGTGGCGTAAATTGGCTTTTCGTTGGCATCCTGATCGTGAGAGTGGTAACGCTGAACGTTTTAAAGCGTTATGTGAGGCGTGGAACGTACTTAGATCGGAATAA